Proteins encoded in a region of the Solanum dulcamara chromosome 9, daSolDulc1.2, whole genome shotgun sequence genome:
- the LOC129903759 gene encoding zinc finger protein ZAT11-like, giving the protein MGLTWKRSRLEEESVEKFVMASCVDIMKRNESLGPLKLFECKTCKKKFDSLQALGGHKASHKSWANRFMLMSTNGNSYKLKKHKCSICGDEFAIAQALGGHMGKYHNKLNQLDQKKKKLKENSKSGESVDAFPEKKSKCSGRTLFWDLNLTPSENELMTGISF; this is encoded by the coding sequence ATGGGTTTGACATGGAAGAGAAGTAGACTAGAAGAAGAATCCGTGGAGAAATTTGTGATGGCGAGCTGTGTGGACATCATGAAGAGGAACGAGTCATTGGGACCGCTCAAACTCTTCGAGTGCAAGACATGCAAGAAAAAATTTGATTCTCTTCAAGCACTAGGTGGACACAAAGCAAGTCACAAAAGTTGGGCGAATAGGTTCATGTTGATGAGTACTAATGGCAACTCATATAAGCTCAAAAAACACAAATGCTCCATTTGTGGCGATGAATTCGCTATTGCACAAGCGTTAGGCGGTCATATGGGAAAATATCACAATAAATTGAATCAACTAGatcagaagaagaaaaaattgaaggaaaattcGAAGAGTGGTGAATCTGTGGATGCTTTTCCGGAGAAGAAATCCAAGTGTAGTGGAAGAACTTTATTTTGGGATTTGAATTTGACGCCATCTGAGAATGAATTAATGACAGGGATTTCTTTTTAG